A region of Streptomyces sp. TG1A-60 DNA encodes the following proteins:
- the rplV gene encoding 50S ribosomal protein L22, producing the protein MEARAQARYIRVTPMKARRVVDLIRGLDATEAQAVLRFAPQAASVPVGKVLDSAIANAAHNYDHTDASALFISEAYVDEGPTLKRFRPRAQGRAYRIRKRTSHITVVVSSKEGTR; encoded by the coding sequence ATGGAAGCCAGGGCCCAGGCGCGGTACATCCGCGTCACGCCCATGAAGGCCCGCCGCGTGGTGGACCTCATCCGTGGCCTCGACGCCACGGAGGCTCAGGCGGTCCTGCGTTTCGCCCCGCAGGCCGCGAGCGTGCCGGTCGGCAAGGTGCTGGACAGCGCCATCGCCAACGCCGCGCACAACTACGACCACACGGACGCCTCCGCGCTGTTCATCAGCGAGGCGTACGTCGACGAGGGCCCGACCCTGAAGCGGTTCCGTCCGCGTGCCCAGGGCCGTGCCTACCGGATCCGCAAGCGGACCAGCCACATCACCGTGGTCGTCAGCAGCAAGGAAGGAACCCGGTAA
- the rplP gene encoding 50S ribosomal protein L16 — MLIPRRVKHRKQHHPKRRGQAKGGTTVAFGEYGIQALTPAYVTNRQIEAARIAMTRHIKRGGKVWINIYPDRPLTKKPAETRMGSGKGSPEWWIANVHPGRVMFELSYPNEKIAREALTRAAHKLPMKCRIVKREAGEA; from the coding sequence ATGCTGATCCCCCGTAGGGTCAAGCACCGCAAGCAGCACCACCCGAAGCGCCGTGGTCAGGCCAAGGGTGGTACGACGGTCGCGTTCGGCGAGTACGGCATTCAGGCCCTCACGCCGGCGTACGTGACCAACCGCCAGATCGAGGCGGCCCGTATCGCGATGACCCGCCACATCAAGCGTGGCGGCAAGGTCTGGATCAACATCTACCCGGACCGCCCGCTCACGAAGAAGCCCGCCGAGACCCGCATGGGTTCCGGTAAGGGTTCGCCGGAGTGGTGGATCGCGAACGTCCACCCCGGTCGGGTGATGTTCGAGCTGTCCTACCCCAACGAGAAGATCGCCCGTGAGGCCCTGACTCGCGCAGCCCACAAGCTGCCGATGAAGTGCCGGATCGTCAAGCGCGAGGCAGGTGAAGCGTGA
- the rplX gene encoding 50S ribosomal protein L24, with translation MKIKKGDLVQVITGKDKGKQGKVIAAFPREDRVLVEGVNRVKKHTKAGPTTKGSQAGGIVTTEAPIHVSNVQLVVEKDGKKVVTRVGYRFDDEGNKVRVAKRTGEDI, from the coding sequence ATGAAGATCAAGAAGGGCGACCTGGTCCAGGTCATCACCGGTAAGGACAAGGGCAAGCAGGGCAAGGTCATCGCGGCCTTCCCCCGCGAGGACCGTGTCCTGGTCGAGGGTGTCAACCGGGTCAAGAAGCACACCAAGGCCGGCCCGACCACCAAGGGTTCGCAGGCCGGTGGCATCGTCACGACCGAGGCGCCGATCCACGTCTCCAACGTCCAGCTGGTCGTTGAGAAGGACGGCAAGAAGGTCGTCACGCGTGTCGGTTACCGCTTCGACGACGAGGGCAACAAGGTTCGCGTTGCCAAGCGGACGGGTGAGGACATCTGA
- the rpmC gene encoding 50S ribosomal protein L29 encodes MSAGTKASELRELGDEELLAKLREAKEELFNLRFQAATGQLENHGRLKAVRKDIARIYTLMRERELGIETVENA; translated from the coding sequence ATGTCGGCCGGTACCAAGGCGTCCGAGCTGCGCGAGCTGGGTGACGAGGAGCTTCTGGCGAAGCTCCGCGAAGCCAAGGAAGAGCTGTTCAACCTCCGCTTCCAGGCGGCGACCGGACAGCTCGAGAACCACGGCCGTCTCAAGGCGGTCCGCAAGGACATCGCGCGGATCTACACCCTGATGCGCGAGCGTGAGCTGGGCATCGAAACGGTGGAGAACGCCTGA
- the rplN gene encoding 50S ribosomal protein L14, giving the protein MIQQESRLRVADNTGAKEILCIRVLGGSGRRYAGIGDVIVATVKDAIPGGNVKKGDVVKAVIVRTVKERRRPDGSYIRFDENAAVILKNDGDPRGTRIFGPVGRELREKKFMKIISLAPEVL; this is encoded by the coding sequence GTGATCCAGCAGGAGTCGCGACTGCGTGTCGCCGACAACACTGGTGCGAAGGAGATCCTTTGCATCCGTGTGCTCGGTGGCTCCGGTCGCCGCTACGCGGGCATCGGTGACGTCATCGTCGCCACCGTCAAGGACGCGATCCCCGGTGGCAACGTGAAGAAGGGTGACGTCGTCAAGGCGGTCATCGTTCGCACCGTCAAGGAGCGCCGCCGTCCGGACGGCTCGTACATCCGCTTCGACGAGAACGCCGCCGTCATTCTGAAGAACGACGGCGACCCCCGCGGCACCCGTATCTTCGGCCCGGTCGGCCGTGAGCTGCGCGAGAAGAAGTTCATGAAGATCATCTCGCTCGCGCCGGAGGTGCTGTAA
- the rpsC gene encoding 30S ribosomal protein S3, producing the protein MGQKVNPHGFRLGVTTDFKSRWYADKLYKDYVKEDVAIRRMMTSGMERAGISKVEIERTRDRVRVDIHTARPGIVIGRRGAEADRIRGDLEKLTGKQVQLNILEVKNPETDAQLVAQAVAEQLSSRVSFRRAMRKSMQSAMKAGAKGIKIQCGGRLGGAEMSRSEFYREGRVPLHTLRANVDYGFFEAKTTFGRIGVKVWIYKGDVKNIAEVRAENAAARAGNRPARGGADRPARGGRGGERRGRKPQQAAGAEAPKAEAPVAAPAESTGTEA; encoded by the coding sequence ATGGGCCAGAAGGTAAACCCGCATGGGTTCCGGCTCGGTGTCACGACCGACTTCAAGTCGCGTTGGTACGCCGACAAGCTGTACAAGGACTACGTCAAGGAAGACGTCGCCATCCGTCGGATGATGACGTCCGGCATGGAGCGCGCCGGCATCTCGAAGGTGGAGATCGAGCGCACCCGTGACCGTGTCCGGGTGGACATCCACACCGCGCGTCCGGGCATCGTCATCGGCCGCCGCGGCGCCGAGGCCGACCGCATCCGCGGTGACCTGGAGAAGCTGACCGGCAAGCAGGTCCAGCTGAACATCCTCGAGGTCAAGAACCCGGAGACGGACGCTCAGCTGGTGGCCCAGGCCGTCGCCGAGCAGCTCTCCTCCCGCGTCTCCTTCCGCCGCGCCATGCGTAAGAGCATGCAGTCGGCGATGAAGGCCGGCGCCAAGGGCATCAAGATCCAGTGCGGTGGCCGCCTCGGTGGCGCCGAGATGTCCCGCTCGGAGTTCTACCGCGAGGGCCGCGTGCCCCTGCACACCCTCCGCGCGAACGTGGACTACGGCTTCTTCGAGGCCAAGACGACCTTCGGCCGCATCGGCGTGAAGGTCTGGATCTACAAGGGCGACGTCAAGAACATCGCCGAGGTCCGCGCCGAGAACGCCGCTGCCCGCGCGGGTAACCGCCCGGCCCGCGGTGGTGCCGACCGCCCGGCCCGTGGTGGCCGCGGTGGCGAGCGGCGCGGTCGCAAGCCGCAGCAGGCTGCCGGCGCCGAGGCCCCCAAGGCCGAGGCTCCCGTCGCCGCTCCGGCTGAGAGCACCGGAACGGAGGCCTGA
- the rpsQ gene encoding 30S ribosomal protein S17 has translation MSENNVTETNTEARGFRKSREGIVVSDKMDKTVVVAVEDRKKHALYGKVIRSTSKLKAHDEQNAAGIGDRVLLMETRPLSATKHWRVVEILEKAK, from the coding sequence ATGAGCGAGAACAACGTGACTGAGACGAACACCGAGGCGCGCGGATTCCGCAAGAGCCGTGAGGGCATCGTCGTCAGCGACAAGATGGACAAGACCGTCGTCGTCGCCGTCGAGGACCGCAAGAAGCACGCCCTGTACGGCAAGGTCATCCGCAGCACGAGCAAGCTCAAGGCGCACGACGAGCAGAACGCCGCCGGCATCGGCGACCGTGTCCTCCTCATGGAGACCCGGCCGCTGTCCGCGACGAAGCACTGGCGCGTCGTCGAGATCCTCGAGAAGGCGAAGTAA